A region of the Caldalkalibacillus thermarum genome:
CGACTATCAAAACCGTTTTGTCTTTGTATCTTTTTATGAAATTGAAAGCAAATAACGACATGAGTACTACTAAAATAGTATTTTCAGTACGTAAAAACCCAAGCATATTAACACCATCAACGTTCCAATACAAAAACTTTTGCGTTGGCATTGTTTCGCTCAACCGAATTCCAATATAATTAGTTAAATGAAACTCCATTGATAATACCAGTATCCCGGCAATTGTAAATAGTATAAATAATCTATCTTTAAATACTTCTTGGTAGGTATTAAATATTCTTCTCACATGTGATAATGCTCTAGTTTTTTCAGTTGGAAAATAACTTTCTTGGATAAAAAAAACTACTAATATTGAACAAAACAAAGAGCCTAGAGAAATACCTAATAATAACTCAAATAGATGCTTATCAAAAAACAATCCCCCAAAGATTCCACCAATAGCAAAAGCAAGATTATTCACCCAAAATGCAATAGAATACATTAACTTACGCTGTTCTGGTTTGCTGACATCTATCAGCATTGCATGATGTGCAGGTCCTGAAATACCCCAACTAATCGTGTTAACAAACATCATAATACTTGTTATCACAGCTGATTCAAACCAAGGAGAATTGGCAAGCAACATGATAACGAAAGCAACAAATCTTAACAT
Encoded here:
- a CDS encoding MFS transporter, translated to MEIIMRFRDFHINIKIRLLETFISGFIGNMIFPFMAIYLSKHFGLKIAGVILLINVFIGIVINFFGGYLSDQYGRKIMMKYAEMLRFVAFVIMLLANSPWFESAVITSIMMFVNTISWGISGPAHHAMLIDVSKPEQRKLMYSIAFWVNNLAFAIGGIFGGLFFDKHLFELLLGISLGSLFCSILVVFFIQESYFPTEKTRALSHVRRIFNTYQEVFKDRLFILFTIAGILVLSMEFHLTNYIGIRLSETMPTQKFLYWNVDGVNMLGFLRTENTILVVLMSLFAFNFIKRYKDKTVLIVGSLLFVLGFGLMSYLDNIWLLIICMLFATIGEVIRIPVQQSLMASIIPDNARSSYMAVNGLSFSFAMLIASLVVTLSAFLPAIAISIIITFIGLIGVGMYYIIFNEVALDNNNSINESRTASID